Part of the Chloroflexia bacterium SDU3-3 genome, ACGGGGCGACAGCGCACGGACTCGACCCACATTCTCGCCACGGTTCGGAGCCTTCATCGCCTAGGAGCGCGCGAAGCACCCGGCGGGCGCTCCTAGGCATCGGGCAAAAGCAACCGATTGTAGCCATCACCTGATATGCTGGCCACCCGCGCCAGCTTACCGGATCGGTAGCGTCAGCGTCACCGTGGTACCCTGCCCCACCGCGCTCTCAACCCAGATCTGCCCCTTATGTGCCTCTACAATCAGGCGGCTGCTGTACAGGCCAAGGCCATGTCCCGCGATCTGATCCACATCCTTTGCCCGATAGCCCGACTCAAATGCGTGCAGCAGATCATCAGGTGCCATGCCGATACCCTGATCGGTCACGCGGATCTGCGCCTCCGCCGCCTGCTGGCGCACCTGGATATGGACCGTCTGCTCGGGGGACGAGAATTTAAGCGCATTGGTCAAAAGATTGACCAGCACTCGGCTGATCTCCAGCTGGTTGATCGTGATGGGGAGCGTTATCGGCGCATCGAGCACGATGCGGTCACGCTGGTTGGGCTGCACCGTCTGGTCGATCATCTGCTGGACAATCTGCACAAGATCAGTGGGTGTCTGAACGCCAGCATCGATCTGTGGGGTCGCTTGGCCGTGATCGAGGATGTCCTGGATCATTGCATTCATGCGAAGGCCGCTCTCAAGCATCATCTGGGCGTGGCCGATCTCGCGGGTGAGACCATGGAATTCCAGCCGCCGCACCAGGAGCTGCGCATATCCCATCATTACGCTGAGCGGCGCACGGAGATCGTGGGAGACCAGGGCCAGATACTCCTGGCGCAGCTGCCGCAGCTGCTGCGCCTGGGTCATATCGCGAACGCTAATGACGGCACCAACCACCTGGCCATCCATCATCATTGGCGCGGCAGAATATGCGATGGAGAGCACCCCACCATGGCGCTGCCGCATCTGCGCCTCATCTCGCCGCTGCACCAGCCCTGTGCGAAGAACCGCTAGCACCGACTCGGCTTCCGCTCCATCATTGTCCGATGATGGGGCAGGATCAAGGAAGATCATCTCCAGCGATTCCCCCTGAAGATCGGCCATCCGCCAGCCCGCCAGCTGCTCGGCTGCCGGATTAAGGTAGGTACACTGGCCAGCCATATTGATGACATAGACACCCTCGCCAAGGCTTGTCATGATGGTGGTGGTGAAATCGATCTGGAGGCGAAGCTG contains:
- a CDS encoding PAS domain S-box protein, with amino-acid sequence MIGSPKHDPAVLVNSRDPQQQLHDLQEVNAQLLVAGLRQQNDAEQLRLQIDFTTTIMTSLGEGVYVINMAGQCTYLNPAAEQLAGWRMADLQGESLEMIFLDPAPSSDNDGAEAESVLAVLRTGLVQRRDEAQMRQRHGGVLSIAYSAAPMMMDGQVVGAVISVRDMTQAQQLRQLRQEYLALVSHDLRAPLSVMMGYAQLLVRRLEFHGLTREIGHAQMMLESGLRMNAMIQDILDHGQATPQIDAGVQTPTDLVQIVQQMIDQTVQPNQRDRIVLDAPITLPITINQLEISRVLVNLLTNALKFSSPEQTVHIQVRQQAAEAQIRVTDQGIGMAPDDLLHAFESGYRAKDVDQIAGHGLGLYSSRLIVEAHKGQIWVESAVGQGTTVTLTLPIR